The following DNA comes from Chitinophaga nivalis.
TTACTACATTTTTTTGATCAGTGGTGGTTGTTTCAACAACCGCAGAAATACAAAACCTGCTAACCCGGCTACCAAAGAGGCTACAATAACAGATATAATGGCAATAATCTGTAAATCCCTTTCTTTATAGGCCAGCGAGGCGATGAAAATAGACATGGTAAAACCAATCCCTGCGATGAGGCCAATGCCTATGAGCTGCAACCAGCCTGCTTTTGATGGGAGTGATGCTAGTTTGAGTTTTACTGCGGTAAAAGAAAAAAAGAAAATTCCCAGGGGTTTACCCAATACCAGGCCGGCAATCACGCCATAACTGATGTTGTTGTGAAGGGCGCCCCAGATATCGGCGGGTAACTGGATAGCAGTATTGGCTAGTGCAAATACCGGCATAATAATAAAATTCACCGGATCATGCAGGTTATGTACCAGGTCCGCAATTTTATGCTGCGGAATACAAAAGGCCAGCAACACACCGGCAATAGTAGCATGTACGCCGGAGTTGAACAGGCAATACCATAATACAATACCAGGAATGTAATAGAGTATAAGCCGCTCTACTTTCAGGAAATTCAGTAATATAGGAATCAGCAATACACCACCGCCAATCAGCAGGTATTGTACATCCAGGTGTGGTGTGTAGAAAATAGCAATGGTCAGGATGGCGCCCAGGTCGTCAATAATAGCCAACGCCATCAGGAAGATTTTTAAACTCACAGGTACTCTTTTGCCCAACAGGGAAAGTATACCTAGTGAAAAGGCAATATCAGTGGCCATCGGAATCCCCCAGCCATGTGCATGCGCGGTGTTTTTATTGAACAACGCAAAGATCAGGGCAGGAAACAACATACCACCAATCGCTGCCAGTACAGGCAGTATGGATTTACGCACGGAAGAAAGCTCGCCTACCGTCAGCTCACGTTTGATTTCCATCCCTACCAGGAAAAAGAATAATACCATCATCCCATCGTTTATCCATAACAGATAGGAGTTGGGTAAATGCAGGGAACGGTATTGGTAATGATGTCCGCCTGCCGGATCAAAGAGTGCATTCCAGAAAGACACGTAGGACTCCTGTACACCGGAGTTAGCCAGTATCATAGAGGCAATGGTGCAGATGATCAGCACAATACCTACCGCCCGGCTATCTTTAAGAAAGGTATAAATAGGAGATAATAATGTCTTGCGAAATTTCTTAACAGCATCCTGAATCACAGCATAACATTTAGGTGAGCAATGGGGCAAAAATAAGGATTACGGATTAAGAAAGAAGCCTTATACATTTTCCGGCTTGTAGTGTGGTGAATTTCCACACGGTTGCCGGACGAATGTATAAGGCTTCTGTTTATGCTATAAGGCTGCTATTATTTCATCAGCTCATATTTGGTCTTGGGCTTTCGCTGGATGTCCCATTTGAAATTCTCCAGCTGTAGTTGTTCCATTGGGCGTTGTGTAAAAGGATACACAGTACCTTCCGGATCTTTTACCATCACTACTTTATTCACTTCACCTGCTTTGAAATAGATATTGATGATGGCGCACATGGCTTTGTTGACGCTCATATAGGCTCCTCCCTGATCCTTGATATAATTGATCGTTTCGGCATTACCCTCTACGTGCATCCAGTCGAGGGATTCACCCAGCACATAGCCGGTGATATTATTCCCCTTGATCTGGTTATACATACCCGGGCCGGCTTCATTGATGATAAAACCATTTTTATTGAGCAGCATTTTATCGGCTGTCTGGTTTTTCGTATACATCAGGATGGTATCGCCGCTGAGTTGGGTGGTATTGTTAGACCACAGCACCGGGCTTCCAAAGAAGCGGAAGATGGAGTCGCGGGAGGAATAGAATACGCTGTCGGCCACGCCTTGCAGGGAATCAGAAAAGATTCTTACATGGTGGTAGGCCAGGATATAGCGTTGTTCGGTGGTATCTTTTGGTTTCTTTAAGGCAATACTGTCGGTAAAATGCCGTACGCCCGGTAAGGAGTCACGCGCCGCTATATTCGACAACGGAGCTGTCTTTACGGTTTTGAGTATGCCGGAATCTATTCTGTTTTTGGTGCTGGCCAGCGTGCTGTCGGCAATAAACTTCATCACATTTTCCGGTACATGGGCCTGCTGGCGTAGTGCAGCAGAGTCGCCCCGGGCAATAAAAGGAATGGTGGCCGTGAACTTTTCCGGTGGCCGGATCGTTTTCACGGGCCGGATATCCTTGGTAGGCGAGGCCGGAATTCTTTTCAGGCCGGCTACGGAAGGAATAGACAGGCTGTCATCCGGTTTGATCACCCCTGAAAATAAGGTGTCTGCCGCCAGATACAGGGTATCCTTGTTTTTTTCCATGATCAGCAGCGGCTTTTGTGTAGCGAGGATCGTTTTTTCGCGTTGATTCACAATACCGTGGTTGGCGAGCAGTGACATTTTACGGATCGTGTCTCTGTACACCATATTACCGGTGGCATACGCCATGCCGGTTTGTTTATCCATTTCTATATTATCGGCCGTAATGGTACCGGTACTATCTTCAATGGTGGGCCGGTTACCGAAGTTACCATAACCTTTATCGGTGTTATAGTATCCCTGGGTAGCATACATGATACTACCATTGTTGTTAATGGTAGTCGGCTCAATGATGGTAGCTATTTTGGTATCTGTATTATAGAGCAGGGCATTGGTGGTAAGGGTATATTCCGGATTTACCAGTAATACATTCCGCTGGAAGTGCATTTCTTTTGTTTCCGTATAATAAAAACCTTCTTCACTGGTCAATACACTATTGCCGTTTACCAGTTTACCGCCATGCAGGTAGGTGCCTATCTTGGCATTCATATCATACTGCAGTTCCGGGCCGGAGATGGTTACTTTACCATCTGTCAGGCGGGCATCTTCTTTTAGTGTAGCCATGCGCGTGCCGGCATCATAATTCAGGTATTTACCGTAGATGTGTACGCTGTCGGCCTGGTTAATATGAATGTGCCCGTAGGCGTCGATAATATTGGTTTTATTGTTTTTTATTGCGCTATCGCAATGAAAGATGGTGGTACCTTGTTTGAAGATGGCATGGCCAATGAACTTGGTTACATTCACAGAGTCGTGTTCGATCGTGATCAATGTATCGGCCTGGATAATTTCAATTACGGTACCTGGTTTCGGGGCAGGTCTTGCCGGAAACTGGGCCCTGGCGGGCAATATTGCCGCCAGGTATATAATAGCCAGGAAAAGTCCTGTTTTTATGTATCGATGCATTGATGTTTGTTATTGAACCGTTACGGAGTCGCTTGGTAATGGTTTCGTTTTATCTTTTTTGCCAAACAGGGAGAAATGTACGTAACGTTTAGGATTGACGCGGAGATCTTCCAGTAGTTTATTCAGGTTACCCAACGAGTATTGCAGGTTGTTGTACACTTTTTTATCGTTCAGCAACAGGCCGGCCGTACCATCGGTGGTATTGAGTTTCGCAATGGTCTGATTCAGATTGGTGACAGTCTGCTGCAGTTGTGATAAGGTTTTGTCGATATTCCCTTTTGCCAGTGCGTCTGTTGCTTTCTGGGCATTATCCAGGATGCCGGTAATTTTTGCATTGTTGTCTTTCAGGTTGCCTGTGATAGACGCCAGGTTATTGAAAGTCTGCTGGATATTACCGCTTTTAGGATCCAGCATGCCATTGAGAGAAGCAGACGTGTGGGTGAAGTTACGCATGGTAACATTCAGGTTCCGGATGGCATCCTGCAGGTTTCCTTTGGCAGTTGTATCCAGGATATTATTTACCGTGATCAGTACAGAATCAATATTACTCAGGGTACCCTCCAGTTTTTTTACGAGCGGGTTCAGTTGTTCTTTCAGTGCGTCGGTCATGGAACCATCAACAGAAGCATAGATGGTATCTCCGTTTTTCAGATATTCGCTGGCGTTACCCAGGTCCATCTGTACGGTTTTGGTACCCAGCAGATCGCTGCTGATACGGGCTACAGAGTTGCGGGGAATCGGAACTTTCTTTTTGAGGGTCAGCGTTACCAATATCCTGGAAGGGTCATTATTCATGATATCCAGCTTGGTCACATTACCTATAATTAAACCGTTTACCTGTACAGCGTTGGATGGCTGTAATCCATTTACCTGCTTATATACGGCATAAATAGTCTGGTTACTTGAAAACAGGCTTTTTCCTTTCAATAAATTAAAACCCAGTACCAGTAAGGTAATTCCCAGCACCGTCAATATGCCTACTTTAGTTTCATTAGATAATTTGAGCATGAGATTCGTATACGTTCACGCAAAAATAATCAAAAAGCATGCACGGGCAGTGGCCGTGGAAAAATGTTCGTAATAAAAAAGAGAAAACGGGGTAAATGCGGGAGAGGGGTAGAAAAGTTGGGGGAAGTTAGCAGGCAGTTACAAAGGCATCTTTAAATCCGAGTTTGCGGGCTTTACGGAGGGCGGTAGAAGCCTGGCGGTCTGTTTTGAAATGCCCCCAGATGTATTTATTCATTTTTTTTTTATTCATCACAATCTGTTGCCTGCTTACATCACCGTGGAGCTTCCTGAAAATGGAAGCTCCTGGTGTATAAAATTTATCTGTTACGAGTAATTGCACACAATAATTATCTCCCTGTAACGGGGCTGCAGGGATACCTTTGCCGGATTTCGCCGGTTTCAGGTAAGCCTGTGGGCTGGAGC
Coding sequences within:
- the nhaA gene encoding Na+/H+ antiporter NhaA, coding for MIQDAVKKFRKTLLSPIYTFLKDSRAVGIVLIICTIASMILANSGVQESYVSFWNALFDPAGGHHYQYRSLHLPNSYLLWINDGMMVLFFFLVGMEIKRELTVGELSSVRKSILPVLAAIGGMLFPALIFALFNKNTAHAHGWGIPMATDIAFSLGILSLLGKRVPVSLKIFLMALAIIDDLGAILTIAIFYTPHLDVQYLLIGGGVLLIPILLNFLKVERLILYYIPGIVLWYCLFNSGVHATIAGVLLAFCIPQHKIADLVHNLHDPVNFIIMPVFALANTAIQLPADIWGALHNNISYGVIAGLVLGKPLGIFFFSFTAVKLKLASLPSKAGWLQLIGIGLIAGIGFTMSIFIASLAYKERDLQIIAIISVIVASLVAGLAGFVFLRLLKQPPLIKKM
- a CDS encoding MlaD family protein produces the protein MLKLSNETKVGILTVLGITLLVLGFNLLKGKSLFSSNQTIYAVYKQVNGLQPSNAVQVNGLIIGNVTKLDIMNNDPSRILVTLTLKKKVPIPRNSVARISSDLLGTKTVQMDLGNASEYLKNGDTIYASVDGSMTDALKEQLNPLVKKLEGTLSNIDSVLITVNNILDTTAKGNLQDAIRNLNVTMRNFTHTSASLNGMLDPKSGNIQQTFNNLASITGNLKDNNAKITGILDNAQKATDALAKGNIDKTLSQLQQTVTNLNQTIAKLNTTDGTAGLLLNDKKVYNNLQYSLGNLNKLLEDLRVNPKRYVHFSLFGKKDKTKPLPSDSVTVQ
- a CDS encoding OstA-like protein, whose product is MHRYIKTGLFLAIIYLAAILPARAQFPARPAPKPGTVIEIIQADTLITIEHDSVNVTKFIGHAIFKQGTTIFHCDSAIKNNKTNIIDAYGHIHINQADSVHIYGKYLNYDAGTRMATLKEDARLTDGKVTISGPELQYDMNAKIGTYLHGGKLVNGNSVLTSEEGFYYTETKEMHFQRNVLLVNPEYTLTTNALLYNTDTKIATIIEPTTINNNGSIMYATQGYYNTDKGYGNFGNRPTIEDSTGTITADNIEMDKQTGMAYATGNMVYRDTIRKMSLLANHGIVNQREKTILATQKPLLIMEKNKDTLYLAADTLFSGVIKPDDSLSIPSVAGLKRIPASPTKDIRPVKTIRPPEKFTATIPFIARGDSAALRQQAHVPENVMKFIADSTLASTKNRIDSGILKTVKTAPLSNIAARDSLPGVRHFTDSIALKKPKDTTEQRYILAYHHVRIFSDSLQGVADSVFYSSRDSIFRFFGSPVLWSNNTTQLSGDTILMYTKNQTADKMLLNKNGFIINEAGPGMYNQIKGNNITGYVLGESLDWMHVEGNAETINYIKDQGGAYMSVNKAMCAIINIYFKAGEVNKVVMVKDPEGTVYPFTQRPMEQLQLENFKWDIQRKPKTKYELMK